From a region of the Leptospira venezuelensis genome:
- the rpsO gene encoding 30S ribosomal protein S15 — MVTTEQKKQIISTFAKAQGDTGSTEVQVALLDAQIKDLNEHFKTHKKDFHSKTGLLKLVSKRKKLLEYLKRQNLDRYKKLIETLGLRK, encoded by the coding sequence ATGGTAACTACGGAACAAAAGAAGCAAATTATATCCACATTTGCAAAAGCACAGGGGGATACCGGTTCAACGGAAGTTCAAGTCGCCCTTCTAGACGCTCAGATCAAAGATCTTAACGAGCATTTTAAAACTCATAAGAAAGATTTTCATTCTAAAACTGGCCTTCTTAAATTAGTAAGCAAACGTAAAAAATTATTGGAATATCTAAAACGCCAAAATCTGGACCGTTACAAAAAACTGATCGAAACTCTCGGACTCCGTAAGTAA
- the truB gene encoding tRNA pseudouridine(55) synthase TruB — MNPSDLRENQQIRTEFGFLLLDKPIGMTSSDLVLKAKKTLGLKKVGHTGTLDKAASGLMVLPVGTSTSFSQVFLGKDKEYEADVQFGFSTDSGDREGLVVEDWETSKIQKWYQESLPKLEEVLSKVSSWEEQVAPEVSALKVQGQRRAKLFREGISVPPSIRKIKIFEFTAGDFCPEGFKLKTRVSGGTYIRKLVMDIAEEAGIPMCLKSLNRTKVGKLKLEQADTYEALLLGKAIIHPPEEILDIPSVEIPSTEVKDVFHGKKIKLDWIPAHDFLLTSPEGEILAYCRREGLPGSLSYKYLKVFSKI; from the coding sequence ATGAATCCCTCCGACTTACGAGAAAACCAACAAATCCGGACTGAATTCGGATTTTTGCTCTTAGATAAACCAATTGGAATGACTTCTTCCGATCTGGTTTTAAAAGCCAAAAAGACTCTCGGACTCAAAAAAGTAGGACATACCGGCACTTTAGATAAGGCTGCATCTGGTTTGATGGTCCTTCCTGTAGGCACTTCTACAAGTTTCTCCCAAGTATTTTTAGGCAAAGACAAAGAGTATGAGGCGGACGTTCAGTTTGGCTTCTCCACAGACTCTGGTGACAGAGAAGGTTTGGTGGTTGAAGATTGGGAAACTTCTAAGATTCAAAAATGGTATCAGGAATCTTTGCCCAAGTTGGAAGAGGTTCTCTCTAAGGTTTCCAGCTGGGAAGAACAGGTTGCGCCTGAAGTTTCTGCACTCAAAGTTCAAGGGCAGAGAAGAGCCAAATTATTTAGAGAAGGGATCTCTGTTCCACCAAGCATTCGTAAGATTAAAATATTTGAGTTCACTGCTGGAGACTTCTGTCCGGAAGGATTTAAGCTAAAGACAAGAGTTTCGGGTGGAACTTATATCCGTAAGCTAGTCATGGACATAGCAGAAGAAGCAGGGATCCCAATGTGTCTTAAGTCCTTGAATAGGACTAAGGTGGGTAAACTCAAGCTTGAACAGGCTGATACGTATGAGGCACTTCTACTTGGGAAAGCAATCATCCACCCTCCAGAAGAGATTCTGGACATTCCTTCTGTTGAAATCCCGAGTACCGAGGTAAAAGACGTTTTTCACGGGAAAAAGATCAAACTGGACTGGATTCCAGCTCATGACTTCCTACTTACCTCTCCAGAAGGAGAGATTTTGGCGTATTGCAGAAGAGAGGGGCTTCCTGGAAGCCTTTCTTATAAATATTTGAAGGTCTTTTCTAAAATTTAG
- the rbfA gene encoding 30S ribosome-binding factor RbfA, producing the protein MNPIRKRKIEAETVRTVAMMILAGKVKDPRVHMVSVHRSELSDDSKNLKVYVTAIVTDKKKEKLLAGLNSASGKFAATLSTKLNLRITPRMSFVWDEEYIQGLDESLRLTRKPTNPD; encoded by the coding sequence GTGAATCCGATCCGTAAAAGGAAAATCGAAGCGGAGACGGTTCGGACCGTCGCCATGATGATCCTGGCCGGAAAAGTCAAGGACCCTCGGGTCCATATGGTTTCCGTTCACAGATCGGAACTCTCAGACGATTCCAAAAATCTAAAGGTGTACGTTACGGCTATCGTTACGGACAAAAAAAAGGAAAAATTACTCGCTGGATTAAATAGTGCCTCGGGTAAATTTGCCGCGACTCTTTCCACAAAACTCAATCTAAGGATCACACCTCGGATGAGTTTTGTTTGGGACGAAGAATATATCCAAGGTTTAGATGAATCCCTCCGACTTACGAGAAAACCAACAAATCCGGACTGA
- the infB gene encoding translation initiation factor IF-2: protein MEEKNKSIKEKLQGSASADASKKKKLVIKKKPDEKTPSASAKKEAPADPAPNNPAAAASPPPSTPKSSTPPKKEPLFPEPSTRQEPPVPRSAPPEHILGEGRPPFQREDNNIIVSRPSQRPTFPTQNREGGEGNYRGNRQDGNQGYQDREGGGGYRGGQGGQGGGYQGGQGGGGYRGGQGGQGGGYQGGQGGGGYRGGQGGQGGGYQGGQGGGGYRGGQGGQGGGYQGGQGGGGYRGGQGGQGGGGYRGGQGGQGGGGYRGGPGGGQGGGFRGGPGQGGGFRGGPGTGAPPPGLGPVEGGRGVPSGKKRNDKDRGGRPEGQEGSENSKFFRQSYRKQKVSGPTGVSVPKEITLLENVQVGELAKKMNLKPGDVIGKLMKMGMMVTINNIIDAETAALLADEYGCKVKVVSLYEETLIDEEKDSPEDYIHRPPVVTIMGHVDHGKTRLLDTIRKSSVIDTESGGITQHIGAYQVKTSRGEITFLDTPGHEAFTSMRARGAKVTDIVILVVAADDGVMPQTLEALSHAKDAKVPIIVAINKVDLPSANPDKIMQELANHGLQSEEWGGDTMYCKISAKENIGIDKLLESVLLQAEVLDLKANPKRRAKGTIVEAKLDPGRGAVATVLIQNGTLRVGDPFVAGVFSGRVRAMYDDYGHLIKEAGPAFPVQVTGLDGVPDAGAPFDSVEDEKEARNISQHRIEFERIGNAGAAGSKVTLENMNEFIKQGALKELKVIIKADVRGSAEAIKEALEKLSTSDVKLNVIQSGAGAIVDMDVMLASASNAIVIGFHVRANPKTIALAEKEGVQIKYYNIIYQVVDEIKMAMEGLLEPERIEEVIGTAEIREVFKVSKIGNIAGCMVTSGKITKASGIRVISDGVQVFDGKLKSLRRFKDEVNEVVNNFECGIQLENYNDFKTGDTIEAYTVTVVKRKLE from the coding sequence ATGGAAGAAAAGAATAAATCAATCAAGGAAAAGCTCCAGGGCTCTGCTTCTGCTGACGCAAGCAAGAAGAAGAAGCTGGTTATCAAAAAGAAGCCGGACGAAAAAACGCCTTCTGCTTCTGCGAAGAAAGAAGCCCCTGCAGATCCGGCTCCGAATAATCCGGCTGCTGCAGCTTCTCCCCCACCAAGCACTCCTAAAAGTTCAACTCCTCCTAAAAAAGAACCTCTCTTTCCGGAACCAAGCACTCGCCAAGAACCTCCGGTTCCAAGATCTGCTCCTCCAGAACATATTCTGGGAGAAGGTAGACCTCCATTCCAGAGAGAAGACAATAATATTATAGTATCTCGTCCAAGTCAGAGGCCAACATTCCCGACCCAAAACCGTGAAGGTGGCGAAGGAAATTACCGAGGAAATCGCCAAGACGGAAACCAAGGATACCAAGACCGTGAAGGCGGTGGTGGATATCGCGGAGGCCAGGGTGGTCAAGGCGGTGGTTACCAAGGCGGTCAAGGTGGCGGCGGATATCGCGGAGGCCAGGGTGGTCAAGGCGGTGGTTACCAAGGCGGTCAAGGTGGCGGCGGATATCGCGGAGGCCAGGGTGGTCAAGGCGGTGGTTACCAAGGCGGTCAAGGTGGCGGCGGTTATCGCGGAGGCCAGGGTGGTCAAGGCGGTGGTTACCAAGGCGGTCAAGGTGGCGGCGGATATCGTGGAGGCCAAGGTGGTCAAGGCGGTGGCGGTTATCGTGGAGGCCAAGGTGGTCAAGGCGGTGGCGGATATCGTGGTGGTCCAGGCGGAGGCCAAGGCGGCGGTTTCCGAGGTGGTCCAGGTCAGGGTGGCGGATTTAGAGGCGGCCCTGGTACGGGAGCTCCACCTCCAGGTTTAGGACCTGTTGAAGGCGGAAGAGGAGTTCCTTCCGGTAAAAAACGTAATGATAAAGATAGAGGCGGAAGACCAGAAGGTCAGGAAGGATCTGAAAATTCTAAATTCTTCCGTCAATCCTATAGAAAACAGAAAGTAAGTGGGCCTACAGGCGTATCCGTTCCGAAAGAGATTACTCTTTTGGAGAATGTCCAAGTAGGAGAACTGGCTAAGAAAATGAATCTTAAGCCGGGAGATGTCATCGGAAAACTCATGAAAATGGGAATGATGGTGACCATCAATAATATCATCGATGCTGAAACAGCTGCTCTCCTTGCAGATGAGTATGGCTGTAAAGTAAAAGTAGTTTCTCTATATGAAGAAACTCTAATCGACGAAGAAAAAGACAGTCCTGAAGATTATATTCATAGACCTCCAGTCGTTACCATCATGGGTCACGTTGACCATGGTAAGACAAGATTATTGGATACCATCCGTAAGTCTTCCGTCATCGATACAGAGTCCGGTGGAATTACACAACATATCGGTGCTTATCAGGTAAAAACTTCCAGAGGGGAAATCACCTTCCTGGATACTCCTGGTCACGAAGCATTTACATCTATGAGAGCAAGGGGAGCCAAGGTTACGGATATCGTGATCTTAGTGGTTGCTGCTGACGACGGAGTGATGCCTCAAACTTTGGAAGCATTGTCTCACGCAAAAGATGCAAAAGTTCCTATCATAGTTGCGATCAACAAAGTGGATCTACCTTCTGCAAATCCTGATAAGATCATGCAGGAACTCGCCAACCATGGACTTCAATCGGAAGAATGGGGCGGGGACACAATGTATTGCAAGATCTCTGCGAAAGAGAATATCGGGATCGATAAACTTTTAGAATCAGTACTTCTACAAGCAGAAGTTCTGGATCTAAAAGCGAATCCTAAACGTAGAGCAAAAGGTACGATTGTAGAAGCAAAACTGGATCCGGGCCGCGGAGCAGTTGCAACAGTTCTTATCCAAAACGGAACCCTAAGAGTTGGTGATCCGTTTGTTGCCGGCGTATTCTCCGGTAGAGTTCGTGCGATGTATGACGACTATGGTCATCTGATCAAGGAAGCAGGACCTGCTTTCCCTGTTCAGGTTACTGGACTTGACGGAGTTCCTGATGCAGGAGCACCTTTCGACTCTGTAGAAGATGAGAAGGAAGCAAGAAACATCTCTCAACACCGTATCGAATTCGAAAGAATTGGAAACGCAGGAGCTGCAGGTTCCAAAGTCACTCTGGAAAACATGAACGAGTTCATCAAACAGGGTGCTTTAAAAGAACTGAAAGTAATTATCAAAGCAGACGTTCGTGGTTCTGCGGAAGCGATCAAGGAAGCCCTGGAAAAACTTTCTACTTCGGATGTAAAACTGAATGTGATTCAGTCCGGAGCGGGAGCAATCGTGGATATGGACGTGATGCTTGCATCTGCTTCTAACGCGATCGTAATCGGTTTCCATGTTCGTGCGAATCCTAAAACCATTGCACTCGCCGAGAAAGAAGGCGTTCAGATCAAATACTACAACATCATTTATCAGGTTGTGGATGAGATCAAGATGGCAATGGAAGGACTTCTTGAACCGGAAAGGATCGAAGAAGTTATCGGAACTGCAGAGATCAGAGAAGTTTTCAAAGTTTCCAAGATCGGAAATATCGCAGGTTGTATGGTTACTTCCGGAAAGATCACAAAAGCTTCTGGTATTCGCGTGATCAGCGATGGAGTCCAAGTATTCGACGGAAAGCTCAAGTCTCTTCGAAGATTCAAAGACGAAGTCAACGAAGTAGTGAACAATTTCGAATGTGGTATCCAGTTGGAAAATTACAACGACTTCAAAACAGGCGATACGATCGAAGCTTATACTGTCACAGTAGTAAAACGGAAACTGGAGTAG
- the nusA gene encoding transcription termination factor NusA: protein MAVKKKEVEVNLLEAIQQFCADKSLDREAVMGVIRDSLITAYKKKSGIETLEEEESPIKVEFASSGDGENVVIVVSRKVVDSNPANGLEISLEDAKAVYPNATEGDVLDFREKPMELSRIISSQAKQMVFQRLRDMEKELLYQEYKAKEGELTHGYFQRWKKDAMSIDLGKVEGVMPKREQNPGEKYHSGDRLKAIIQKVELRPREPIPVITLSRASADFVRKLFEMEIPEIYDGLVEIVNVARQPSIRTKVVVYATRGDIDPVGACVGMKGVRIQSIVRELGNERIDIVQYSSDPTEFIANAISPAKPYDVKADSVGREAMVIVPEEQLSLAIGINGSNVKLASQLTGFRIDIKTIAQYNEEFSSPEARERLDKLFSPPVASTEEEEDDGATALEDLPGLSARLIGLLRSAGINNVETLIEISQDDLAKLPGIGQTTAAQILRILAESVEWVEES from the coding sequence ATGGCAGTTAAAAAGAAAGAAGTCGAAGTCAATCTGTTGGAAGCAATCCAACAATTTTGTGCCGACAAGTCCCTAGACAGGGAAGCCGTGATGGGAGTCATTCGTGACTCTTTGATTACCGCGTACAAAAAGAAGTCGGGCATTGAAACTCTCGAAGAAGAGGAAAGTCCGATCAAGGTAGAATTTGCCTCCTCCGGAGACGGAGAGAATGTAGTCATTGTAGTATCCCGCAAAGTTGTGGATTCCAATCCTGCAAACGGTTTGGAAATTTCCTTAGAAGACGCTAAGGCTGTTTATCCTAACGCAACCGAGGGAGATGTCCTGGATTTTAGAGAAAAGCCGATGGAGCTTTCCAGGATCATTTCATCTCAAGCAAAACAAATGGTATTCCAACGTTTGAGAGATATGGAAAAAGAACTTCTGTATCAGGAATACAAAGCAAAAGAAGGCGAACTAACTCACGGTTATTTCCAACGTTGGAAAAAAGACGCTATGTCCATCGATCTTGGTAAGGTCGAGGGAGTAATGCCTAAACGTGAGCAAAACCCCGGAGAAAAATATCATAGCGGGGATCGCCTAAAAGCAATCATACAAAAAGTTGAACTTCGTCCAAGAGAGCCGATCCCAGTGATCACTCTTTCCAGAGCATCTGCGGACTTTGTTCGTAAACTTTTCGAAATGGAAATCCCGGAAATCTACGATGGACTCGTAGAGATCGTTAACGTGGCTCGTCAACCTTCCATTCGTACTAAAGTCGTGGTTTATGCTACCAGAGGGGATATTGATCCTGTGGGCGCCTGCGTTGGTATGAAAGGGGTTCGTATCCAGTCCATCGTTCGGGAATTAGGAAACGAAAGAATAGATATCGTTCAATACTCTTCGGACCCGACAGAGTTTATCGCAAACGCGATCTCTCCGGCAAAACCTTACGATGTAAAGGCAGACTCCGTAGGTAGAGAAGCAATGGTAATCGTTCCTGAAGAACAATTATCTCTTGCAATCGGGATCAATGGTTCCAATGTAAAGTTGGCGTCACAGTTAACCGGATTTAGGATCGATATCAAAACCATAGCCCAGTATAACGAAGAGTTCTCTTCTCCGGAAGCGAGAGAGAGATTGGATAAATTATTCAGTCCTCCAGTCGCTAGTACGGAAGAAGAAGAGGACGACGGAGCAACTGCTCTAGAAGACTTACCTGGACTTTCTGCCCGATTGATTGGCCTATTAAGGAGCGCAGGGATCAATAACGTCGAGACATTGATCGAGATCAGCCAAGATGACTTGGCAAAACTCCCCGGCATAGGACAGACTACAGCCGCACAAATCCTTAGGATATTGGCGGAATCTGTAGAGTGGGTGGAGGAGAGCTAA
- the rimP gene encoding ribosome maturation factor RimP: protein MYALMVSQRPNHTLIEVELDHLEHPYGSVSLLECEQVSRKLNEELEQISPDLNYTLKVSSAGAERKLVIPEDLDRFRGIPVRLVYKSEGSGDKEGIFKILDRKEDRIFLEPFSKRKTKGFKKKEVILELKDILKGNLYVSI from the coding sequence CTGTATGCACTCATGGTTAGCCAAAGGCCAAACCATACGCTGATCGAGGTAGAGTTGGATCACCTCGAACACCCGTACGGTTCCGTCAGCCTTCTGGAATGTGAGCAAGTTTCCAGAAAACTGAATGAAGAGTTGGAGCAGATCTCACCGGATCTGAACTATACTCTCAAGGTTTCTTCCGCTGGTGCGGAAAGAAAACTGGTGATTCCCGAGGATCTGGATAGATTCCGTGGAATACCGGTCCGTCTTGTCTATAAGTCAGAAGGGTCGGGCGATAAAGAAGGAATCTTTAAGATTCTGGATAGGAAAGAAGACAGGATCTTTTTAGAACCGTTTTCCAAGAGGAAGACAAAAGGTTTTAAAAAAAAGGAAGTCATTCTGGAATTGAAGGATATACTGAAAGGAAATTTGTACGTAAGTATTTGA
- a CDS encoding LIC_12708 family protein: protein MQNSFTSRNWTLSVRKYLPFLLSSILLIGACSKFRVDDYNPYLYGRVKLGKDLKELQVSIVNRVPTNVPNQVAVASGVIYVPDFEQSLIKAFNSDGDLKFVIGNSKEKQDKVKTYNIKLGRIGLVTVSDGDDIYVQSRISKEDAKSDKVAENIYTKKSGEFRTEAEEAVPSVILKINDSGKLSQTIYADGVGGSIPFGYIERMEAGNSDLLFVFHRQNGVMRLSIFDESGKLKQKVEGSDFKDSLNQGEAYTWYVDSFISHPDGEYVLGSFSFYETKSGRFKNRKILKYELKDKRITPIKEIQDPSETLYWVLNNDNFFIWETEVEEGNSIRLQVHDEDGNHVNNIRLNYPPPRGLWRETWMDTNDEIYSMKIRSGYLEIHKWK, encoded by the coding sequence ATGCAAAATTCTTTTACTTCCAGAAATTGGACCTTATCTGTCCGCAAATACCTTCCCTTTTTATTATCTTCTATCTTATTGATAGGAGCTTGTTCCAAATTCCGAGTGGATGATTATAATCCTTACCTCTACGGAAGAGTTAAATTAGGAAAAGATTTAAAAGAATTACAAGTAAGTATAGTCAATCGGGTTCCTACAAATGTTCCAAACCAAGTTGCAGTTGCTTCCGGAGTAATTTACGTTCCCGACTTCGAACAATCATTGATCAAAGCATTCAATTCAGACGGAGATCTGAAATTTGTAATCGGAAACTCCAAAGAAAAACAAGACAAAGTCAAAACTTATAATATTAAATTAGGAAGGATAGGGCTCGTTACCGTTTCAGACGGAGATGATATCTATGTTCAGTCCAGAATTTCTAAAGAAGATGCTAAGTCCGACAAAGTAGCAGAAAATATTTATACGAAAAAATCCGGAGAATTTCGCACAGAAGCAGAAGAAGCAGTTCCTTCTGTGATCTTAAAAATAAATGATTCTGGAAAACTTTCCCAAACGATCTATGCAGATGGCGTAGGAGGTTCGATTCCATTCGGTTATATAGAAAGAATGGAAGCGGGAAACAGCGATCTTCTTTTTGTTTTCCATAGACAGAACGGAGTGATGAGACTCAGCATTTTTGACGAGTCCGGAAAATTAAAACAAAAGGTAGAAGGTTCCGATTTCAAAGACTCTCTGAACCAGGGAGAAGCCTATACTTGGTATGTGGATTCCTTCATCTCCCATCCGGACGGAGAATATGTACTCGGCTCTTTTAGTTTTTATGAAACCAAATCGGGAAGATTCAAAAACAGAAAGATCTTAAAATACGAACTGAAAGACAAAAGAATTACTCCGATCAAAGAGATCCAAGATCCGTCTGAAACACTATACTGGGTCCTAAACAACGACAACTTCTTCATTTGGGAAACAGAAGTAGAAGAAGGAAATTCAATCCGACTACAAGTCCATGACGAGGACGGAAATCATGTAAATAATATCCGCCTCAACTACCCTCCACCTCGGGGATTATGGAGAGAAACCTGGATGGATACAAACGATGAAATCTATTCCATGAAGATCCGATCCGGTTATTTAGAGATCCATAAATGGAAATAA